A DNA window from Haliovirga abyssi contains the following coding sequences:
- a CDS encoding carboxypeptidase-like regulatory domain-containing protein, whose translation MKNNFLFRIYFYKFKKKFIKITLLTFFATLFFILSSFSFADDFTQVSFSVLSKETKLPVENVSISIGDLKLSTNKSGIATSLLFPATYEITFFKNNYISFKKNIEITTTKNQFVFYIESNFIPIRVQIIDDFNNDFLKTSIKVINLTDNTFSFFTTNKKGILNIKIKKNKKYKFNIKEKNYKEFNYNLTPKNLLSSDFLFKLSRLKGNLNISTSLDNYKIKITSLENKSYIKEFETKNKIFNINLPYGKYNVELNSDNYKSATKFFDFYSNEKTINLKFIPNFKFFNFITIFNQKSNILITANSSLDKLEIANNSTIKLFNLKNELINSFKIEDKFYKIKLNYGIYNIEVSNNIGKNVTFKKIELSENSDSNIFLSLQKLEATITGTIKDKNNLIGGAVISFINNENKFSTTSDIDGTFTIKVPAIKYNITIFKSGYRISKNQNLTINYLESNKKYKLNFSIEEIPSIIKGVITHLNGEPIDKAKITLRNNSEEKYFFTNKKGEYSAEINSGLIFIKVEKDGFKSKGTVKNVNKYSTLSGLDFKLEQIYSSIKGTLTNGINPLENIKITLINLDNNSKTTTLSSQNGSFQFDSVPILNTYTIEIDNKNYTKYINKKFSINNNEVKIFNILLKDNKVKIILELKNSDENPLSNTKLKINNKEYTSDINGIVEYSTINNFKDLSLKIQINKYKFDKNILIKKEEFTNLILKKSIIIGENLNKEKININSTTNSAIK comes from the coding sequence CACTCTTAACATTCTTCGCTACACTTTTTTTTATTTTAAGTTCTTTTTCATTCGCAGATGACTTTACTCAAGTTTCTTTTTCTGTTTTATCAAAAGAAACTAAATTACCAGTTGAAAATGTTTCTATTTCTATTGGAGATCTAAAATTATCAACTAATAAATCAGGAATAGCTACTTCCTTATTATTTCCCGCAACATATGAAATAACATTTTTCAAAAATAATTATATTTCTTTTAAAAAAAATATTGAAATTACCACAACCAAAAATCAATTTGTATTTTATATAGAAAGCAATTTTATTCCTATACGTGTACAAATAATAGATGATTTTAATAATGATTTCCTCAAGACCTCTATTAAAGTTATTAATTTAACTGATAATACATTTTCTTTTTTTACGACTAATAAAAAAGGGATATTAAATATAAAAATAAAGAAAAATAAAAAATATAAATTTAATATTAAGGAAAAAAATTATAAAGAATTTAACTATAATTTAACTCCTAAAAATTTATTATCATCCGATTTTTTATTTAAACTTAGTAGACTAAAAGGAAATTTAAATATTTCTACATCTTTGGATAATTATAAAATTAAAATTACAAGTTTAGAAAATAAATCATACATAAAAGAGTTTGAAACTAAAAATAAAATCTTCAATATTAATCTTCCTTATGGAAAATATAATGTTGAATTAAATAGCGATAATTATAAATCTGCTACTAAATTTTTTGACTTTTATTCAAATGAAAAAACAATCAATTTAAAATTTATTCCAAATTTTAAATTTTTCAATTTTATTACTATTTTCAATCAAAAAAGTAATATTTTAATAACAGCTAATTCTAGTTTAGACAAACTTGAAATAGCAAATAATTCTACAATAAAATTATTTAATTTAAAAAATGAACTAATAAACTCTTTTAAAATTGAAGATAAATTTTATAAAATTAAATTAAATTATGGTATTTACAACATTGAAGTTTCAAATAATATAGGAAAAAATGTAACTTTTAAAAAAATAGAACTTTCAGAAAATAGTGATTCTAATATATTTTTATCGTTACAAAAATTAGAAGCAACTATTACTGGAACTATAAAAGATAAAAATAACCTCATTGGAGGAGCTGTTATTTCATTTATTAATAATGAAAACAAATTTTCTACTACATCAGATATAGATGGAACTTTTACTATTAAAGTCCCTGCAATAAAATATAATATTACTATTTTTAAATCAGGGTACCGAATTAGTAAAAATCAAAATTTAACAATTAACTATTTGGAATCAAACAAAAAATATAAATTGAATTTTTCAATTGAGGAAATACCAAGTATAATAAAAGGGGTTATAACTCATTTAAATGGAGAACCTATAGATAAAGCAAAAATAACTTTGAGGAATAATAGTGAAGAAAAATATTTTTTTACTAATAAAAAAGGGGAATATAGTGCTGAAATTAATAGCGGACTAATTTTTATTAAAGTTGAAAAGGATGGTTTCAAATCAAAAGGGACAGTAAAAAACGTAAATAAATATTCTACTTTAAGTGGATTAGATTTTAAATTAGAACAAATCTATAGCAGTATAAAAGGTACTTTAACAAATGGTATAAATCCATTAGAAAATATAAAAATAACTTTAATAAATTTAGACAATAATTCTAAAACAACTACATTAAGTAGTCAAAATGGAAGCTTTCAATTTGATAGCGTACCAATTTTAAATACATATACAATTGAAATTGATAATAAAAATTATACAAAATATATAAATAAAAAGTTTTCAATTAATAATAATGAAGTCAAAATTTTCAATATATTGTTAAAAGATAATAAAGTGAAAATTATACTTGAGTTAAAAAACAGTGATGAAAACCCTTTATCCAATACAAAATTAAAAATTAATAATAAAGAATATACTTCTGATATAAATGGAATTGTTGAATATTCTACTATAAATAATTTTAAAGATTTAAGTTTGAAAATTCAAATTAACAAATATAAATTTGATAAAAATATTCTTATTAAAAAGGAAGAATTCACAAATTTAATCTTAAAAAAAAGTATTATTATAGGTGAAAATTTAAATAAAGAAAAGATTAATATTAATTCAACTACAAATTCAGCTATTAAATAA